CGCAATGACTCTGACGGCGGCATCATGCTGGTACAGGGCTGTCGCAAGCTCCTCCCGTGTCCTCGCAAGCTGCTCCTTCAGGTTGAATGTCTCGAGAGCTAGAGCATCCCATTCGTTTTGGAAAGTCGCAAGCAGGGCCGGAATCGAGGTGAGCGTCGGAGGTCTAGGTCGAACGATGTGCGATTGGGTCAGGGGAAGCAGGTCATCGTTCGTGAGAGCTTCGCCAGTCACAGGCTCGGTTCCGTTTTCCTCGATGTACTTCTCGATTAAGCGCTTCTCAAAAATGGTGCCTGGTCACCGTTAGCCCAATAACTCTGCCTCCTGGGCGCAAGACACTTACccgacttcttcgaggcgACGGGCTCCTGGGGAGCTTCTCCAGAGACTACAGGCCTTGTCAGCAACACCACATATCAATGCGGCCGATTCAAACTTACTTGCGCACAGCATTGTCCCAAATGTCGCGGTATGAATTGGACGTCGGGGTGGTTCGTTCGCGTCGACTTTTGCCTTTCAAAACAAATCTTCAGCCTTGCTACAGGTGCTTGCCAGACAGGTGGGTCTCCTGCTCGAAAGCACGAGCCATTGCATCACGTGTGGCTGGCGTGTCCAGGAAAGCTCGTTATCTTATCACTATCTTATCACCTTATCTCCCTTGATACCCGTCACTTCGCAGAGGTCCAGCATCGGCACCTTCCCTTAACCATCGAGCTACCCTGATTGAGTGCGCGATATATGAGGTGGAATTTCATGAACCGATATTTCTTGAACACATCATCCCAATTCATTCAAAATGGCTTCTTTGCCCGATATTGACACTCTAACCCATTCGTCTGAAGAGGAGCAGACTGAGATCCTCGATGCCCTCTTTGAGCCGAGTCCAGCGATCCATGCACTCATCCTgccctccatctcggccgctTCGTTCCAATCTTACGACGAACTTATCACACACTGCCATAAAACCTTTCAAGCGCTCATAGACGACCCTGCCCACAAGGCGGAACTGCACTCTATCATCAGCTCGCATCCTCGACTCGGTGCCAAGAAGGTGGAGAGCGCTCAGTCCGCCGCAGAGCAGGCGCAGCTACAGAGTGGAGATGCCACTGAGCTGGCTGCTCTGAATGCTGAGTACGAGGCCAAGTTCCCCGGCCTGCGTtacgtcgtcttcgtcgacggcagaGGACGTCCAGAAATCATGGCAAACATGCGCGAACGTATCTCACGAGGCGACTTGGCGCTGGAGGAGCGCGCTGCTGTACAAGTAAGTAAGAAAGCGGGCCTCCACTAGAGTTTGTTCGGCTGACTTTTTGACAGGCCATGTGCGACATTGCTAGAGATCGAGCTGCAAAGCTGCAGGCCACCTCGCGGTGAAAACTTGAAGCGCAGTCGGGGCAAAGGCCCATGGCACAGTTTGGCTGCAAATGCAAGTGCCTCGTGAAGCCTTCACCGGGCTCTCCACAGAACGCCTGAGAAGGCGAGAATCGATGTCTTGGCGTCACTCAACCTTGTGTGAACACGGCTAGCAGCTCTAAGTCTGTAACTTTGCACCAAGTCTAGCATGTCTATGAGAACCCATCCTCCACGTCATAACCCTATCACAACTTCGCACTCTCCTCGACCAACTTCAAGAGTCTGCCGACGCGCTCAGCCTCGCGATAGCCGCTGATGACCGCGCCAGCAACACTTCCGCGGTTTTCCATCTCAGTGTGCTCGCCGGCAAACCCAAGCTTGCCGTCCCATACGGGCCTACCTAGCTCCTTGAAGTCGAGAGGACTTCGCTCTCCGTTCTCCGAGACGATGGACGGTGTCGTCGTGGCGCCGCGCGAGAACTCGTCAGTCAACCAGTTCGTCAAGCTGGTCTCGCTTGGTTGCGGAGGCTCAGAAGAAGGCTTGAAACGGGACACGAGGAACTTATGGTAGGCTGCCGCAACCTCGTTGGGGTCAAAGCGAAGAAGGGCGGTTGCCGGGGTTTCGGAAAGATACGTCAGTAGGGTTGGGCTGGAGCCAGGAAGGGATGGACTGGCGAAGTTGGCGCAGACCAAGGTAGATGCTTCAAAGATCTCAGCGGGGGTCGAGGAACCGGTGAGAGGCTTCTTAGAGGAAGGCAAGAAAGTGTACGAGCCCGCGCTGTCGGCCTCGGGCCACCAGGCTGTTGAGTATTGAAGAAGGAGCTTCTCTAGAACGCCGACGTGGGTGCCCTTGATCGCCTCCTGCAAacgaggggggaggggagggttgAAGGTGCTCTCTGGGAGAGTCTTGAGGGTGCCGAGCGGGATGGTGGAAatggccgtcgtcgcgaTGAACTTGTTGCCCTGGGCGTCGGTCACGACGACTCCATCCCTGCTCTGCGAAACACGAGCGATCTTTGTGCTCAATCTcacctcggcgcccttggccttggcatCATCGACGACCTTGTTGACCAAGGCCTCGTAGCCTCCCTCAGGGGCGGCGTCAGAGCCGGCAAAGGCGGTTATGGTCTCCCATCCTGCCCACTTCAACGATGCCTTTTCAAGCTTGAGCCCTAGAGGAATCTCAAGGGAGCGGGCAAGCGCGGCAGCCAAATCCTTTTGGGATGATGCGGTCAGTGCCGAATCGTCGCCGAAGAGGGCCGACGCCAGTGAAGCagagggcgagggag
The genomic region above belongs to Colletotrichum higginsianum IMI 349063 chromosome 2, whole genome shotgun sequence and contains:
- a CDS encoding Flavin containing amine oxidoreductase, which encodes MFKRSIMATTQTLDTIIIGAGWSGAVAARELATKGRKVLVLEARDRVGGRASTWVKGDVKVDVGCSWIHGYREGNPARYIAQDLGVVAHLPKAAEGVVYGPGGRLASSEADNLRATLGAVQASAKLPHPPPSPSASLASALFGDDSALTASSQKDLAAALARSLEIPLGLKLEKASLKWAGWETITAFAGSDAAPEGGYEALVNKVVDDAKAKGAEVRLSTKIARVSQSRDGVVVTDAQGNKFIATTAISTIPLGTLKTLPESTFNPPLPPRLQEAIKGTHVGVLEKLLLQYSTAWWPEADSAGSYTFLPSSKKPLTGSSTPAEIFEASTLVCANFASPSLPGSSPTLLTYLSETPATALLRFDPNEVAAAYHKFLVSRFKPSSEPPQPSETSLTNWLTDEFSRGATTTPSIVSENGERSPLDFKELGRPVWDGKLGFAGEHTEMENRGSVAGAVISGYREAERVGRLLKLVEESAKL
- a CDS encoding OHCU decarboxylase, which encodes MASLPDIDTLTHSSEEEQTEILDALFEPSPAIHALILPSISAASFQSYDELITHCHKTFQALIDDPAHKAELHSIISSHPRLGAKKVESAQSAAEQAQLQSGDATELAALNAEYEAKFPGLRYVVFVDGRGRPEIMANMRERISRGDLALEERAAVQAMCDIARDRAAKLQATSR